The genomic window CAATCACTAGTAACCCACAGCGAGGCTCAACGTTTTTCTGGTGCAATTTCTCGTCCAAAGCCAAGCCGCTGAAGGTCTTGTTATGCCTGGGTTGGGAAATTCCCACTACTGCAAAGTCGCCATGAAAAGTACAACCGCGCAGATATCCCGGACAGAAGGCGATTGGTTCAAACACTTCCCGCTTTAAGTCGGCAAAGCCAAACTCTCCTGTGCCTGAATTGAGCAGCCAGAGTTTTTCCTGATGCCAGCGGGGGGAGTGGGGCATAGAAAGCCCGCGCAATAGGATTTCATTGCTTTCTACGTCAATGACACAGCCCCCATTTGCCCGATGCTCCCGCCAGCCTTCGGCTACGTCCGATTGGCTAACAGCAGTAACGTATTTGGCTTTTCCTGCCTGCATTGCTAACCCATTCAGATGACATCTATCTTCCGCCGCCAGCTTGCTGATAAAGGTTGGCTGCCATAGGGGAACAAAACTGTGGGTTTCGCTGACTGTTCCCAAACAACTAAATAAAGTGTTGACAAATAATAACTTTTGTAATTTTAAATTTTTCTCTTCTGCTTTACTTAAAGCGATATCGTGAATATCTAAATCTCCCGTCACATAACTCATCTGGGGCAAGTAGAGAGCATCGTAGCCTTGGTGGTTTTGTCCGGGTTGGATGATATTTTCAAATCGCCATAGTTGGTACAGGGAACTCATATAGAGGCTGTTGCTGTTGGCATACAACCCCATGCACCGCTCAAAGCTACGTTCAAATACAGACAATTTGCCGTTTGGTTGTAAGCCGATGAAGAATAACTTTCCCGCTTGATAGGTAGTGAAGGACAAACTGAGGTTTTGCTCATACAGCCAAGCAGTAAACTGGCGAGAAGCGTTGATTTCTAAAGATGGTTTATCAATGGTGCTGTCATTGGGATTCACTAGGCTGAGACTCCTTGATTACTCTGGTCTTTAGGCGATGAAAATTTCACCGTCGGGCAGAAACAACCTTTGACTCGATGTTCCTACTCTTGAACGTATGCTAGGCAATGCGCCAGTAACAGCCGTTTCGTTAGCTGCACTAAGCGATCGCACTTGAGACACTTCCTAGCCAGTGGTTCTTCACTTCAGAAATCTACCAGAGTATTGTCGGAGTCCCTTTAAAACAATAGATGGTTTTGTAATCTCAAAGTATAATCTGAAACTTAAAAACCTCGAACATCTGTCTAAAGATAGATAACTAAAATTTACCTGGGCGGACTCTACATATCGACAAAAAAACTGGGATAAGCAAGATGCCCATCCCACAATAAAAAAGAGAATTTTTGTCATAAAACGCCTTGGCTATATTCAAGCTAAGGCGGTTTCGTTAGGTTAAATTTCTCATTATCTAATAATGAGTGCCTGTTTTCCGATGATTGATGGCAGTAACAGCATCGGGCTTGAGTAATTTACCTTCATCCACAGTTGCATACACAACCCAATGATCGCCACATTCCAGACGTTGATTGACTGAGCATTCCAAATATGCTGATGCATCAGTGAGGATGGTACAACCGTTATCTGCAACTGCTGTACTAAAGTTGGAAAATCTATCTTCCCCAGGCGCGAAAGATTTACGGAAATGTTTCATGTACTCTTGATGATTGCCTTCAGGTAGAATATTTAAGGCAAACTTACCACCTGGATACATCAAAGATTCGATCGCTCGGTCTTTGGCGATCGCAACAGTTAGCCCAGGTGGGTTGAAGGTGGCTTGAGAAACCCAAGCGCCTAACATTGCGGTAGACACTTCTCCAAGTTTCGCTGTAACCACGCAAACGGAACCAACGATCCGACCGACAGCCTGTTCCACTGGAGTAGCGGCTTGTTGTGGTACGCGTACCTTTTTAGCCTTTTTCAGTGCTTGGGCAAAGTCTGTGCCTAGTTCTTCACAGAACTTGAGAGTGACATCATCAGGTTTAAACTTGACCTTCAGGGTGTCAAAGCCAAAGCGATATCCAGCATCCCGGAGTTTACCTTCAATTAAGTCAAATGCTTCGCCACTCCAGCCATAGGAACCAAAGACCCCAGCGAGTTTGCTATTGTCACCGCTCGATAGCACAATCCCTAAAGCAGTATGAATAGGAGTTGGCGCATGACCACCAATGGTAGGAGAACCGATAATAAAACCGTCTGATTGTGCTAGGTTGATGCGAACTTCATCAGGGGTGGCAAATTCACAGTTAATCGATTTGACTGCGACTCCACCTTTAGTCAGTCCCAGAGCGATCGCCTGTGCTAAAGTCGCCGTATTCCCGTAAGCTGAAGCATAAAGTAGGGCAACGGAAATCTCGCGATCGTTGTGAGCACGACTCCATTCTCCATAAGCTTTGGTAAGTTCGATTAAGCTGGTGCGTACCAAGGGCCCGTGACCCACAGCATACATTCTCACCTGCAAATCTGATATTTTCTCCAAAGCTGCTTGCACATGAGGAGCTTGGGGAGCCATCAGGCAGTTAAAGTAATAACGCTGGTCTTCTTTGAGCGCTTCCCAGTTATCATCAAATAGTTCATCACCACAAAGATGAGTTGCAAATAACTTATCTGTGTAGAGAATTTGGGTTTGCTGGTCGTAGGTACAAAGTCCTTCTGGCCAACGTGGACTAGGAATGGGGAAGAATTTTAAAACATGACCCTTGCCTAAATCCAGAGTTTCTTTCCCTCGCATCACCAAGACTTTCAAATCGTGGTCTAGGAAAGCAGCACGCAAATTGTTCGCACCGGGAAGAGAACAGACAAAAGTTACCTGTGGTGCCAGTTGTAAAATTGCTTTGAGGGTTGCAACTCGGTTGGGATTGAAATGACCCAGGATTATATAATCCAAACTTTGCAAATCTAAAGTCTGCCGCAATGCCTCTAAATAAATTTCAGTAAAGCTTTCTGGGGGTGGATCAATAAGTGCGGTTTTATCAGCTTCAATTAAATAGCAATTGGAAGTAGTACCTCTTTCAAGTGCGTATTCAATTTCAAACCGCAGACGTGACCAACTACGTGCTCTGATCGCCTTAGTATTTGTAGCAATTGGTAGAACTTGTACGTCGCGTGGCTTGGAATTGGTCATAGCTGTTGGTTAAATTTGGGGAATTGGGCATTGGGCATTGGCAATTGGGCATTGGGCATTGGGCATTGGGCATAAGGAGAAATAACCCATACCCCATGCCCTATGCCCAATCCTTAGTAGTAATTACCTACTTTGCGATGGCGAACGGCTGTCAATCCATCGTTTTTGGAGACACGACCTTCTTCGACAGTGCAGTATAAAATCCAGTGGTCGCTGCATTCCATGCTGGTCTGTATTTCACATTCCATGTACGCCAGAGCATCAGTCAGAATCGGGGAGCCGTTTTTCGCGGTTTGAGTTTTCACCCCAGCAAAGCGGTCAGCACCGGGGTGCAAGCGCTTGAGAAAGTGCTTTTTCAATTCTTGATAATTGCCTTCTTCCAAAACGTTGAGGACGAAGCGATCGCCTACTTGCATTAAGGAATCAATGGCCCGGTCTTTAGCAACGGCAATTGTGAATCCTAATGGTTGCAAACTCGCTTGCGTTACCCAAGATGCCAGCATTGCACTTGACACATTTTCTTTTTTAGTGGTGACTATATACAGTCCACTACTAATTCGACCCAGCGCCTTTTCCATGTCGACGTCGAGGGACTTGATGTGCTTGATGTTGCGATCGCGCACCAACAATTGTCCTAAGTCTTTACCCGCTTCTTCACACAACTGGAATGTTGATGCGGTAGGAGCCTCTCTAATCCGAATAGCTGCGAAGGCTTCTTTGATGCCAGAGTCAAGAAATTTTCTGCGGAGTGTATCAATGGGTTCATCATCCCCACCGTAACATTCAAACAGCCCCACCATTTGCTTGTTCTTGGCGACAGCTAGCAATGAACTGATACTAGCTTGGGCGGCGGCAGCGGTAGTCGGGGGCATACCAATAATGATGCTAGCTGCTCTCCCGGCTAGTTCCTGGATTTCTTGGCTCTCAGCAGTACTTATATCCAGTACTTCTACCCCAACCCCAGTTTTCAGTATACCTTCGGCAATTGCATGACCAAGGCGCTCACTATACCCATAATCTGAGACAAAAAACATGCCAACTGTTGTTTCTGCTTTAGCTTGTTTTTGGCTCCAATTTTCGTAGCACCCGGTTAAAACATCTAGGTGGTGGTATAGTAATGGGCCGTGACCGTTGGCGATAATATTAATCTTCCCTAGTTCAGCCATCCGCTTCATGGCATTCACCAAAGAACGAGCGTTAGGGCCCATCAAGCAGTCGTAGTAAAATCTAAAGTCAGCTTCGATCGCTTCTAAATCTTCGTCGAAGGTGCGATCGTCACAAAAGTGCATCCCAAAAGCATCACAGGTGTAAAGGGTTTGGGTTTTGCGGTCAAAGCTAAAGATTGTATCCGGCCAGTGCAGGTTAGGCGCACTCACGAATTCGATTTCGTGTCCTTTGCCGATATCTATGCGATCGCCAGTTTTCACAACCCGCTTACTAAAAGGATCGTGGACTAAGCCTTCCAAAAACTGAAGCGCAACTTTTGAGGCTAAAACGGTAGCTCTAGGAGCTAACTGGAGAACATCTTCTACTAAGCCGCTATGGTCTGGCTCTGTGTGACTGACAATTATATAATCAATTGTTTTGGGGTTGACAAGACCTTTTAGAGTCTCTAAATACAGATCACGAAACTTCTGGTGAGAAGTATCAATCAAAACTGTTTGTTCACCCCTAATTAGATATGAATTATAGGTTGTACCGTTTTGCAATCCGAATTCGATATCGAAGCGATCGCGATCCCAATCAAGAGAGCGAATCGCCGTTGTATTAGGGGCAATTTCTACAGTTTGTATAGTTAGGCGATGTTGAACATTTTGTGCGATCGCTACCATTATTCGTCTCCGAGCGCAAATTAACAGGTTTTTCTTCTGCCCCCATTGTCTCTATTATTTTTTGTTTAAGTTGTAATAAATATCAGTTTTTTTAAATTTTAACTTGTATCAATTATTGCTGTTTTTTTGCATAAAATATTACTCCCAAAATCTACTAAATATTAATTTATTCCTGCTGATTCACTGAGTATTTAATTTGGCAACTTTATCTGAATTTATCCTAATTTAAAAATATCATATTCATCATATTCTTTGACAATAAAAACTTAAAAAACTCAAACCTAAAAAAATATCACACATCCAGGATTGTTATGCTAACCTTTATTTTTGAAAATGACGGATGAGTGCTAAAGATATACCAGGCTTTACAAAGAGACTCTGTAATTGTGGCGCAAAATATTGGGCGATCGCAAAATTGATGTCTTAAGAGAATAAATTTAGATGTCAAATAGAAAAAGTTAGTTTTTTGAAGTCCTCTTTTATAATTAAGTAGGAAAAGTAGGAAAAGTAGGAAAGGTAAGACAAATTTTTTACACCTTTTCAATACGCATCAAATAAGCTGTTAACACTATTTTTCTCAATGGGTATAAATATATTTTTGTCTCAAGCAATAATCTTGTTACGTAAAATATAAATTTTCTGTAAAGTCGAAAAAACAGATGTCTTTTTGGAGATAATCAAGGCAAAGTTTCTGAGACGATTTCAATAAAAAGAACTGAGCCTGTATATCTTTTTCTGCTCATTCAAGTATAAACTAGCCTAAAAATCATTTTTAAAGTTTCGATGAATGACCGTAACAATACGAATAATTGAATAATTTTAATGATACAGTTTTTTATTATCGACCTTAGGCATTAATCAAGACAACGCCAACAAATTATTTTCATCATAGCCATAAGCTACAGCGTCTGGCTATTTAATCTATATGCCCATACAAGCTAAGGGCGTCGTTTTTTGTCTGCCTAACTTTTTACGAAAATTCATTACCGATGATAAATTACAAACTTTAATAATGTTCTCAAGCTAATACTTCGCCCCTAACAGCCATAAGGCTAAACTTCGGTATATTTAATACTTGTTGTTAAGTTTATAACTGTATTATTAAACACATACTGGAGTAAATATAGAGGTGTGAATAGACATACACAATGCCAAAAATTGACTATGTGAAAGGTTATCGTTTATGGGATGCCGATTAAAAGTCTTTCTAACTGATGCAGAAAAGCTGACTTTAGAAGAGTTGAGAAAAGCCAAAGATGTTCCTCAACGTACCAAGGATCGTGCTCAAGTTTTACTGCTGAATACTCGCGGCTTAAAAAATGAGCAAATCGCTAAAGGCTTGAACTGGGCGATTTCAACAGTACGTCAAACCCTTCATCGCTGGGAAAAGATGGGTTTAGCAGGTCTGTGGGATGCCCCTGGTCGAGGGGGAAAACCCCGATATTCGGAATCAGACTTGGTTTATCTAGAAAATTGTTTAGCTCAAGAGCCACAGACTTATAACTCTAAACAACTAGCAAAAAAACTGGCATCTGAGCGTCAAGTAAGCTTGAGTGCAGACCGATTACGACGGGTACTTAAAAAAAGGGGAAGGAGGTTTGGAAGCGCACACAAACAACCCCAGGAACAGAATAATTAGCAGGGCAATTTCATTCTCATCTAGCCCGCCTCAGAATGAATTCACCAGTTTAATAGCGAAAGTAGTCTAAAGACCAATACGCTTAGGTTAAGGATATTTGTAGCTTGGGTTGAACGTAGATGCCGGAGGCGGCTTAAGGCAGGGTAATGAAATCCAACAAACCATGAAAAATGTTGGGTTTCGTTCCTCAAACGCCACTTGCTTTAAGTCGGGAAACCGCATCGCCCTTGGCGTCTCCCCTTGGGAGAAGGGCGCAGTGGCTCCCCAACCTACACAGGTTAGGTTTTTGGCTTTTACCCAAGCGTATTGGTCTTTAGACGACTGAGAAGAGGTTATAGTCCGTAAAAACGGACTTTCATTCTGGGCGGTTGATGTCTAAAACGAAATAGCCCTAGAATAATTAGCTGAATAAAAATAACTGATAAAACAAAATCCACCTAAACATTAAAGTGTTTGGTGGACTTGTTATTTATTCTTAGTGGATCCGAGCAGAGTCGAACTGCTGTCCAAATTGGGTATTGACTCCCCGCTCATTCACAGGTTTAGCCTTTCTGACCCTCAAGGCGGGAATCGTTCATTATCCCGAACGTAGGATGCTCTGATTTAATCTTAGCCAGCAAGCCAACCAGAGAACGCTTGCTAGAGCATCCGTTGGGGTTTGGTCTTCAGTCCTTAACGGAGTCAAACTAAAGACGCTCGAACCTATAAGAGGTGTTTAGGCTGCTACTAGAGCAGGCTTACGAGCAAAGTTAACGATGTTATTCGCATTTACTTTTTGTTTGAGCC from Nostoc sp. UHCC 0926 includes these protein-coding regions:
- a CDS encoding TIGR03032 family protein, with protein sequence MNPNDSTIDKPSLEINASRQFTAWLYEQNLSLSFTTYQAGKLFFIGLQPNGKLSVFERSFERCMGLYANSNSLYMSSLYQLWRFENIIQPGQNHQGYDALYLPQMSYVTGDLDIHDIALSKAEEKNLKLQKLLFVNTLFSCLGTVSETHSFVPLWQPTFISKLAAEDRCHLNGLAMQAGKAKYVTAVSQSDVAEGWREHRANGGCVIDVESNEILLRGLSMPHSPRWHQEKLWLLNSGTGEFGFADLKREVFEPIAFCPGYLRGCTFHGDFAVVGISQPRHNKTFSGLALDEKLHQKNVEPRCGLLVIDLRSGDIVHSLRMEGVVRELYDVVALLGVRRPMAIGFRSDEIRRVVTVG
- a CDS encoding diflavin flavoprotein codes for the protein MTNSKPRDVQVLPIATNTKAIRARSWSRLRFEIEYALERGTTSNCYLIEADKTALIDPPPESFTEIYLEALRQTLDLQSLDYIILGHFNPNRVATLKAILQLAPQVTFVCSLPGANNLRAAFLDHDLKVLVMRGKETLDLGKGHVLKFFPIPSPRWPEGLCTYDQQTQILYTDKLFATHLCGDELFDDNWEALKEDQRYYFNCLMAPQAPHVQAALEKISDLQVRMYAVGHGPLVRTSLIELTKAYGEWSRAHNDREISVALLYASAYGNTATLAQAIALGLTKGGVAVKSINCEFATPDEVRINLAQSDGFIIGSPTIGGHAPTPIHTALGIVLSSGDNSKLAGVFGSYGWSGEAFDLIEGKLRDAGYRFGFDTLKVKFKPDDVTLKFCEELGTDFAQALKKAKKVRVPQQAATPVEQAVGRIVGSVCVVTAKLGEVSTAMLGAWVSQATFNPPGLTVAIAKDRAIESLMYPGGKFALNILPEGNHQEYMKHFRKSFAPGEDRFSNFSTAVADNGCTILTDASAYLECSVNQRLECGDHWVVYATVDEGKLLKPDAVTAINHRKTGTHY
- a CDS encoding diflavin flavoprotein, whose product is MVAIAQNVQHRLTIQTVEIAPNTTAIRSLDWDRDRFDIEFGLQNGTTYNSYLIRGEQTVLIDTSHQKFRDLYLETLKGLVNPKTIDYIIVSHTEPDHSGLVEDVLQLAPRATVLASKVALQFLEGLVHDPFSKRVVKTGDRIDIGKGHEIEFVSAPNLHWPDTIFSFDRKTQTLYTCDAFGMHFCDDRTFDEDLEAIEADFRFYYDCLMGPNARSLVNAMKRMAELGKINIIANGHGPLLYHHLDVLTGCYENWSQKQAKAETTVGMFFVSDYGYSERLGHAIAEGILKTGVGVEVLDISTAESQEIQELAGRAASIIIGMPPTTAAAAQASISSLLAVAKNKQMVGLFECYGGDDEPIDTLRRKFLDSGIKEAFAAIRIREAPTASTFQLCEEAGKDLGQLLVRDRNIKHIKSLDVDMEKALGRISSGLYIVTTKKENVSSAMLASWVTQASLQPLGFTIAVAKDRAIDSLMQVGDRFVLNVLEEGNYQELKKHFLKRLHPGADRFAGVKTQTAKNGSPILTDALAYMECEIQTSMECSDHWILYCTVEEGRVSKNDGLTAVRHRKVGNYY
- a CDS encoding helix-turn-helix domain-containing protein — its product is MGCRLKVFLTDAEKLTLEELRKAKDVPQRTKDRAQVLLLNTRGLKNEQIAKGLNWAISTVRQTLHRWEKMGLAGLWDAPGRGGKPRYSESDLVYLENCLAQEPQTYNSKQLAKKLASERQVSLSADRLRRVLKKRGRRFGSAHKQPQEQNN